The following proteins are encoded in a genomic region of Variovorax paradoxus:
- a CDS encoding acetyl-CoA carboxylase biotin carboxyl carrier protein, which produces MQDTALRTPQLAAWLAGTDIGLLELRTPQGTLRLGRQGDEIIELPDEEAEPERLTIHAPSVGLFLHSHPLAAAPLARTGERVETGQTVGLMKIGPLLLPVTAPQAGIVDRIHAADGLAVGYGMPLFDLQAL; this is translated from the coding sequence ATGCAGGACACCGCACTGCGCACCCCGCAACTGGCCGCCTGGCTGGCCGGCACCGACATCGGCCTGCTCGAACTGCGCACGCCGCAGGGCACGCTGCGCCTCGGCCGGCAGGGCGACGAAATCATCGAACTGCCGGATGAAGAAGCCGAGCCCGAACGCCTGACAATCCACGCCCCTTCGGTCGGCCTGTTCCTGCACAGCCATCCGCTAGCCGCCGCGCCCCTTGCGCGCACCGGTGAACGCGTGGAAACCGGGCAAACCGTGGGCCTGATGAAGATCGGCCCGCTGCTGCTGCCCGTGACCGCGCCGCAGGCCGGCATCGTCGACCGCATCCACGCAGCCGACGGCCTTGCGGTCGGCTACGGTATGCCGCTGTTCGACCTGCA
- a CDS encoding 5-oxoprolinase subunit C family protein gives MIEVLSSAALATVQDLGRTGSLRWGVGTSGAMDNLSLAAGNLLLGNAVDAAAIEVPVFPFKVRFGEDCAFALTGADCAARLDDQPLLPWWVHRARTGQVLALGLPQGGAQRGSRAMLCLAGGVDVPEVLGSRSTQLRGAFGGHEGRALRRGDVLRAAGAGAACKTGFGLVPPALALPLERDGVAAVRVLPAAEYMAFEPASRDAFWAGEWKITSQSDRYGYRLEGEALRPIAPMELRSHGIVPGVIQVPHSGQPIIQMRDAQPSGGYPKFGTVIEADMWRLGQAPIGSRMRFIETTWDEALAALDEVRAWLDKVARMVELHRGAPVPVGRH, from the coding sequence ATGATCGAAGTGCTTTCATCTGCCGCGCTCGCCACCGTGCAGGACCTGGGGCGCACCGGCAGCCTGCGCTGGGGCGTCGGCACTTCGGGCGCCATGGACAACCTGTCGCTCGCGGCCGGCAACCTGCTGCTGGGCAATGCGGTCGACGCGGCTGCCATCGAAGTCCCGGTGTTTCCGTTCAAGGTGCGGTTCGGCGAGGACTGCGCTTTCGCATTGACCGGGGCCGATTGCGCGGCGCGGCTGGACGACCAGCCGCTGCTGCCCTGGTGGGTGCACCGGGCGCGGACCGGGCAGGTGCTGGCGCTGGGCCTGCCGCAAGGCGGCGCGCAGCGCGGCAGCCGTGCCATGCTGTGCCTGGCGGGCGGGGTCGACGTGCCCGAAGTGCTGGGTTCGCGCAGCACGCAGTTGCGCGGCGCCTTCGGTGGCCATGAAGGGCGGGCGCTGCGCCGGGGCGATGTCTTGCGCGCGGCAGGCGCAGGCGCGGCATGCAAGACCGGCTTCGGCCTGGTGCCGCCCGCGCTCGCATTGCCGTTGGAGCGCGATGGCGTGGCCGCTGTACGCGTCCTGCCCGCAGCCGAGTACATGGCTTTCGAGCCGGCGTCGCGTGACGCTTTCTGGGCCGGTGAATGGAAGATCACCTCCCAGAGCGACCGCTACGGCTACCGGCTGGAGGGCGAAGCGCTGCGCCCCATCGCGCCGATGGAACTGCGCTCGCACGGCATCGTGCCCGGCGTGATCCAGGTGCCGCACAGCGGGCAGCCCATCATCCAGATGCGAGACGCCCAGCCCTCGGGCGGCTACCCCAAGTTCGGCACCGTGATCGAGGCCGACATGTGGCGTCTCGGCCAGGCGCCGATCGGCAGCCGCATGCGCTTCATCGAAACCACCTGGGACGAAGCGCTGGCCGCGCTCGATGAAGTGCGCGCCTGGCTGGACAAGGTGGCGCGCATGGTGGAACTGCACCGCGGTGCGCCTGTGCCTGTGGGAAGGCACTGA
- the pxpB gene encoding 5-oxoprolinase subunit PxpB produces the protein MIAIAQEPSISLLGTTALIFEAPGEMNLSSQQRIWALAHETQAWPEIREAVPGMNNLMLTFLRSPRGHAALEALEARLCDAWDAAVALPRDGRVVELPVVYGGEGGPHMADVVAHTGLSVERIVELHSAPLYPVYALGSHPGYCYLGGMDARIATPRRKVPVLSIPGGAVSIGGAQTGVSASAGPSGWNTIGSTSMCFFDPAKDPPAALQPGDMIRFRVEGIVR, from the coding sequence GTGATCGCAATTGCACAAGAGCCATCGATCAGTCTGCTGGGCACGACCGCGCTGATCTTCGAAGCGCCCGGGGAGATGAACCTCAGCTCGCAGCAGCGCATCTGGGCGCTGGCGCACGAAACCCAGGCCTGGCCAGAGATTCGCGAAGCTGTGCCGGGCATGAACAACCTGATGCTGACCTTCCTGCGCTCGCCGCGCGGCCATGCTGCGCTCGAGGCCCTGGAGGCGCGCCTGTGCGATGCATGGGACGCGGCCGTCGCGCTGCCGCGGGACGGCCGCGTGGTCGAGCTGCCCGTGGTCTACGGCGGCGAGGGCGGCCCGCACATGGCCGACGTGGTGGCGCACACGGGCCTCAGCGTCGAGCGGATCGTCGAACTGCATAGCGCGCCGCTCTATCCGGTGTATGCGCTCGGCAGCCACCCGGGCTACTGCTATCTGGGCGGCATGGACGCGCGCATCGCCACGCCGCGCCGCAAGGTGCCGGTGCTGAGCATCCCGGGCGGTGCGGTGTCGATCGGCGGTGCGCAGACCGGCGTCTCGGCCTCGGCCGGGCCCAGCGGCTGGAACACCATCGGCAGCACCTCGATGTGCTTCTTCGACCCGGCGAAGGACCCGCCCGCGGCGCTGCAGCCGGGCGACATGATCCGTTTCCGCGTAGAGGGCATCGTCCGATGA
- the accC gene encoding acetyl-CoA carboxylase biotin carboxylase subunit has protein sequence MFDTVLIANRGEIALRILRACRGLGLRTVVAHSEADREASYVAQADQALCIGPSAPGQSYLNQSAILFAAEVSGAQAIHPGYGFLSENAAFAARVEEAGLVFIGPSAACIRTMGDKVSAKRAMRKAGVPCVPGPDEALPQDPAAVQAIARDIGYPVIVKAAGGGGGRGMRVVLGEAALLDAMALTREEARQAFGNPEVYIEKFLLHPRHVEIQVLADSHGSAVWLGSRDCSLQRRHQKVIEEAPAPGIDDALMAEVGERCAAACRQIGYCGVGTFEFLYEKGAFYFIEMNTRLQVEHPVTEMTAGIDIVQQQLRMARGERLSLVQREVRCQGHAIECRINAENPNTFAPSPGRITGWQVPGGFGVRVDSHANAGYRVPPYYDSMIAKLIVHGATRTDALARMRLALAEMRIDGIVTNVPLHRELLRDEGFAVGGVDIHHLERWLQQRSAA, from the coding sequence ATGTTCGATACCGTCCTCATTGCCAACCGCGGTGAAATCGCTTTGCGCATCCTGCGCGCCTGCCGCGGCCTGGGCCTCAGGACCGTGGTCGCGCACTCCGAGGCAGACCGCGAGGCGAGCTACGTCGCACAGGCCGACCAGGCGCTGTGCATCGGGCCCTCAGCGCCGGGGCAGAGCTACCTGAACCAGTCCGCGATCCTGTTCGCGGCCGAAGTCAGCGGCGCGCAGGCCATCCATCCGGGCTACGGCTTCCTGTCGGAGAACGCGGCCTTTGCCGCGCGCGTCGAAGAGGCGGGGCTCGTCTTCATCGGCCCCAGCGCCGCCTGCATCCGTACCATGGGCGACAAGGTCTCGGCCAAGCGCGCGATGCGCAAAGCCGGCGTGCCCTGCGTGCCGGGGCCTGACGAGGCGCTGCCGCAAGACCCGGCGGCCGTCCAGGCCATTGCGCGCGACATCGGCTACCCGGTCATCGTCAAGGCCGCGGGCGGTGGCGGTGGGCGCGGCATGCGCGTGGTGCTGGGCGAAGCGGCGCTGCTCGATGCAATGGCGCTCACGCGCGAGGAAGCGCGCCAGGCCTTCGGCAACCCCGAGGTCTACATCGAGAAATTCTTGCTGCACCCGCGCCATGTCGAGATCCAGGTGCTGGCCGACAGCCACGGCAGCGCCGTGTGGCTTGGCAGCCGCGACTGTTCGCTGCAGCGCCGCCATCAGAAGGTGATCGAGGAGGCACCGGCGCCCGGCATCGACGACGCACTGATGGCCGAGGTGGGCGAGCGTTGCGCGGCCGCCTGCCGGCAGATCGGCTACTGCGGCGTGGGCACCTTCGAGTTTCTCTACGAGAAGGGCGCCTTCTATTTCATCGAGATGAACACCCGCCTTCAGGTCGAGCATCCGGTGACCGAGATGACCGCGGGCATCGACATCGTGCAGCAGCAGCTGCGCATGGCGCGCGGCGAGCGACTTTCGCTGGTGCAGCGCGAGGTGCGATGCCAGGGCCATGCGATCGAGTGCCGCATCAACGCCGAGAACCCCAACACCTTCGCGCCTTCGCCCGGGCGCATCACCGGCTGGCAGGTGCCGGGCGGTTTCGGAGTGCGCGTCGATTCGCATGCCAACGCCGGCTACCGCGTGCCGCCGTACTACGACTCGATGATCGCCAAGCTGATCGTGCACGGCGCCACTCGCACCGATGCGCTGGCCCGCATGCGCCTCGCGCTCGCGGAGATGCGCATCGACGGCATCGTGACCAACGTGCCCCTGCACCGCGAACTGCTGCGCGACGAGGGTTTTGCCGTCGGCGGCGTGGACATCCATCACCTCGAACGCTGGCTGCAGCAAAGGAGCGCGGCGTGA
- a CDS encoding acetyl-CoA carboxylase biotin carboxyl carrier protein codes for MKQEQIKTLIDALAASDLAELEYSEDGSRLRLVKQSALTSGPAVRSPAVVRRARAAVSAEPTPAAAAECLAPLYGVVHLQPTPGEPPFVQPGQAVEAGQMLCVIEAMKMFNEIRADADATVQAVLVRSGQEVDAGQPLFRFG; via the coding sequence ATGAAGCAGGAACAGATCAAGACGCTCATCGACGCACTCGCGGCCTCGGACCTTGCGGAGCTGGAGTACAGCGAAGACGGCAGCAGGTTGCGGCTGGTGAAGCAATCGGCGTTGACGTCTGGGCCAGCGGTGCGAAGCCCGGCGGTCGTGCGAAGGGCGCGCGCCGCGGTGTCTGCGGAACCGACGCCGGCGGCTGCAGCCGAATGCCTCGCGCCACTCTATGGCGTGGTGCACTTGCAGCCGACGCCCGGCGAGCCGCCGTTCGTGCAGCCGGGGCAGGCCGTGGAGGCCGGCCAGATGCTGTGCGTGATCGAGGCCATGAAGATGTTCAACGAAATTCGCGCCGACGCAGACGCCACCGTTCAGGCCGTGCTGGTGCGTTCGGGCCAGGAAGTGGACGCAGGGCAGCCCCTGTTCCGCTTCGGTTGA
- the nac gene encoding nitrogen assimilation transcriptional regulator NAC, translating to MNLRRLKYFVKIVDIGSLTQAAEVLFIAQPALSQQLATLEGEVRQQLLVRTKRGVTPTEAGKVLYRHAQIILRQCEQARVDMEAAGEGLSGQVSVGLAPGTAASALSLPLLRTVRARHPGILLYLNENYGTTLSELIMNGRMDLAVLYGDKAIHGLSFLSLLKEPLFLVGPAAMPAPAQPVKLADLRDIELFLPRPYNVVRKLVDAAFVRAGMAPRVVAEIESAFTLTAAIADGLGATILPASMAREVVAACGAWQFQIVDPVIEAPLALCQSDHLPLSEPAQAVKSILLELVVDLATTFAATPEPDLAALS from the coding sequence GTGAACCTGCGACGCCTCAAATATTTCGTGAAGATCGTGGACATCGGCAGCCTGACGCAGGCGGCCGAGGTTCTTTTCATCGCCCAGCCCGCGCTGAGCCAGCAACTGGCCACGCTCGAAGGCGAGGTGCGCCAGCAGTTGCTCGTGCGCACCAAGCGCGGCGTGACGCCCACCGAGGCCGGCAAGGTGCTGTACCGGCATGCGCAGATCATCCTGCGCCAGTGCGAGCAGGCGCGCGTCGATATGGAAGCGGCCGGCGAAGGGCTCTCGGGCCAGGTGTCGGTGGGGCTTGCGCCCGGCACGGCGGCCTCGGCGCTCTCGTTGCCGCTCTTGCGCACCGTGCGTGCGCGCCACCCCGGCATCCTGCTCTACCTGAACGAGAACTACGGCACCACGCTGAGCGAGCTCATCATGAACGGGCGCATGGACCTCGCTGTGCTCTACGGCGACAAGGCGATCCACGGCCTGAGCTTCCTGTCGCTGCTCAAGGAACCGCTGTTCCTGGTCGGGCCGGCAGCGATGCCGGCGCCGGCGCAGCCGGTGAAGCTGGCCGACCTGCGCGACATCGAACTCTTTTTGCCGCGCCCCTACAACGTGGTGCGCAAGCTGGTCGACGCGGCCTTCGTGCGTGCGGGCATGGCGCCGCGCGTGGTGGCCGAGATCGAATCGGCCTTCACGCTGACGGCGGCCATCGCCGACGGGCTGGGCGCTACCATCCTGCCGGCGTCGATGGCGCGCGAAGTGGTGGCGGCCTGCGGGGCCTGGCAGTTCCAGATCGTCGATCCCGTCATCGAGGCGCCGCTGGCACTGTGCCAGTCGGACCACCTGCCGCTTTCGGAGCCGGCGCAGGCGGTGAAAAGCATCCTGCTCGAGCTGGTGGTCGATCTCGCCACAACCTTCGCGGCCACGCCCGAACCCGATCTCGCCGCGCTGTCTTAA
- a CDS encoding aspartate transaminase has translation MTTSRIAARVRRIKPSPSTSAADRANELRRQGKSIVNLVVGEPDFDTPPHIRQAAAAAIEKGATRYTLMAGTVELRQAIIAKLERENGLRYAMNEVIATSGAKSAIYNAFAVTLEPGDEVIIPAPYWVSYPDMVLACEGTPVTVACPEANGFKLTPAQLEAAITPRTRWLLINSPSNPTGASYTGGEYRALAEVLQRHPQVMVMTDDIYEHIRFDAEATPHLLAVAPALRERTLVVNGVSKTYAMTGWRIGYAAGPADLIQALDTLLSQSTGNCCSVSQAAAAAALNGNQGFVAESVAIYKQRRDRTLALINDIPGLRCAAPSGAFYLYIHCGGLVGKTTPEGKRLDEDGDVVMYLLESEGVALVAGTAYGLSPYFRLSIATGIETLEEGCARIARAVAALR, from the coding sequence GTGACCACGTCCCGCATTGCCGCCCGCGTGCGGCGCATCAAGCCCTCGCCCAGCACCTCGGCCGCCGACCGTGCCAACGAACTGCGCCGCCAGGGCAAGTCGATCGTGAACCTCGTGGTGGGCGAGCCCGACTTCGACACGCCGCCCCACATCCGGCAGGCCGCTGCCGCCGCCATCGAGAAAGGCGCGACGCGCTACACCCTCATGGCCGGCACGGTGGAGCTGCGTCAGGCCATCATCGCCAAGCTCGAACGCGAGAACGGCCTGCGCTACGCGATGAACGAGGTCATCGCCACCAGCGGTGCCAAGAGCGCGATCTACAACGCCTTTGCCGTCACGCTGGAGCCAGGCGACGAAGTCATCATTCCCGCGCCTTACTGGGTGTCGTACCCCGACATGGTGCTGGCCTGCGAAGGCACGCCGGTCACGGTGGCCTGCCCCGAAGCCAACGGCTTCAAGCTGACGCCCGCGCAACTGGAGGCCGCGATCACGCCGCGCACGCGCTGGCTGCTGATCAACTCGCCCAGCAACCCGACCGGCGCCAGCTACACCGGTGGCGAATACCGCGCGCTGGCCGAGGTGCTGCAGCGCCATCCGCAGGTGATGGTGATGACCGACGACATCTACGAGCACATCCGCTTCGACGCCGAGGCAACGCCGCACCTGCTTGCGGTCGCGCCCGCGCTGCGCGAGCGCACGCTGGTGGTGAACGGCGTTTCGAAGACCTATGCGATGACGGGCTGGCGCATCGGCTATGCAGCCGGCCCGGCCGATCTGATCCAGGCGCTGGACACGCTGCTGTCGCAGTCCACCGGCAACTGCTGCTCGGTGAGCCAGGCGGCCGCCGCGGCGGCGCTCAACGGTAACCAGGGCTTCGTGGCCGAGAGCGTGGCGATCTACAAGCAGCGCCGCGACCGCACCCTTGCACTCATCAACGACATTCCCGGCCTGCGCTGCGCCGCGCCGTCCGGCGCCTTCTATCTGTACATCCACTGCGGTGGCCTCGTCGGCAAGACCACGCCAGAGGGCAAGCGGCTTGACGAAGACGGCGACGTGGTGATGTACCTGCTCGAAAGCGAAGGCGTGGCACTGGTTGCGGGCACCGCCTACGGGCTCTCGCCCTACTTCCGTCTTTCCATCGCCACCGGCATCGAGACGCTGGAAGAAGGCTGCGCGCGCATCGCGCGAGCCGTGGCGGCCCTGCGCTGA
- a CDS encoding RraA family protein, which produces MPYKAIRKNPSAAPVAPKILTALREIPVAALSDNMHRNIGSMGLHPYHRPSGRTMAGTAVTARSRGGDNLTYLRALEFCRPGDVLVIDAGGDLNNAVVGGILSFYAAHIGVLGVVIDGAIRDVAEVRAREFPVYARGVTHRGPYKDGPGEINVPVSVGGMVVNPGDIVVGDQDGLMAFAPDESELLIEKAQAHLATEAETIRAMKEGRWDRAFIDALEARCLN; this is translated from the coding sequence ATGCCCTACAAAGCCATTCGCAAGAACCCGTCCGCCGCACCGGTCGCACCCAAGATCCTCACCGCGCTGCGGGAGATTCCCGTGGCAGCGCTGAGCGACAACATGCACCGCAACATCGGCAGCATGGGCCTGCACCCTTACCACCGCCCGAGCGGCCGGACGATGGCGGGCACGGCCGTCACGGCGCGCTCGCGCGGCGGCGACAACCTGACGTATTTGCGCGCCCTGGAGTTCTGCCGGCCCGGTGACGTGCTGGTGATCGACGCCGGCGGCGACCTCAACAATGCGGTGGTCGGCGGCATCCTCTCGTTCTACGCGGCGCACATCGGCGTCCTGGGTGTGGTGATCGACGGCGCCATCCGAGACGTTGCCGAGGTCCGGGCGCGCGAGTTTCCGGTCTACGCGCGAGGCGTCACCCACCGCGGTCCCTACAAGGACGGGCCCGGCGAGATCAACGTGCCGGTTTCGGTGGGCGGGATGGTCGTCAATCCGGGCGACATCGTGGTCGGCGATCAGGACGGGCTCATGGCCTTCGCGCCCGACGAATCCGAGCTGCTGATCGAGAAGGCACAAGCGCACCTGGCGACGGAAGCAGAGACCATCCGAGCCATGAAGGAAGGCCGTTGGGACCGCGCCTTCATCGACGCGCTCGAGGCACGCTGCCTCAACTGA
- a CDS encoding sensor histidine kinase: protein MPGCRATGWKAVNLPHTAGRELVPTSSGGAQTVTDWYRIDLAAVAPSAQERLLYLPRWKTLGHIAVYGDGVLLYQSHGSPVHNGYNHPLLLPLNAAAHTLSPASVLIRVDRLRSSGSGFSTVWVGDQASLSWRYQGRRLLQVQLPFMGSAAFLAVGLFAFAVWLGKRRESLYLLFFAISATASLRMFHYYAGGDYFPISDEWLEWTTVASLLWLIILIHLFLQRLHQQPSPWLTRSSVALALVCNAATLPHASTSIASLYLLTPLLNLAVLPIAVLIFAVNLRKALRAQLPEGRLVAGWAALTVAFTSYDGLLQNNLVSPESVYTSPYAIIGLFFIFSYIMFQRYTGAFAEVGRLNKGLAERLRAREAELEQSYQRLRVIENEQMLSAERRRLMQDMHDGLGSSLISAIRSVEQGALNDAEVSGVLKGCMEDLKLAIDSMESVDADLLLLLATLRFRLAPRIESAGLALRWEVQPLPALPWLDPSSALHILRIMQECVANVLRHTRATVICFSTATEGQGVCVVIEDNGSGFIVEEALRRSGRGLRNQQRRASAIGGTVSWKSSSAGTRFTLWLPLQPGLGGEVAHSPR from the coding sequence ATGCCGGGCTGCCGAGCGACGGGGTGGAAAGCGGTCAACCTCCCGCATACCGCCGGTCGCGAGCTGGTCCCCACATCGTCGGGCGGTGCACAGACGGTCACCGACTGGTACCGCATCGACCTGGCCGCGGTGGCGCCATCGGCACAGGAGCGCCTTCTGTACCTCCCGCGCTGGAAGACGCTGGGCCACATCGCGGTGTACGGCGACGGCGTGTTGCTCTATCAATCCCACGGCAGCCCCGTGCACAACGGCTACAACCATCCGCTGCTGCTGCCGCTGAACGCGGCGGCCCACACGCTTTCGCCGGCGTCCGTGCTGATTCGCGTCGACCGTCTGCGCAGCAGCGGGAGCGGATTTTCAACGGTGTGGGTGGGCGACCAGGCGTCCCTGAGCTGGCGCTACCAAGGCCGCCGATTGCTGCAAGTGCAGTTGCCGTTCATGGGGAGCGCCGCTTTCCTGGCCGTCGGCTTGTTTGCCTTCGCGGTGTGGCTGGGCAAGAGGCGCGAATCGCTCTACCTGTTGTTCTTTGCCATCTCGGCGACCGCTTCCTTGCGGATGTTTCACTACTACGCGGGCGGCGACTACTTTCCGATCTCGGACGAGTGGCTCGAATGGACGACGGTTGCTTCCCTGCTCTGGCTGATCATCCTCATCCACCTGTTCCTGCAGCGCTTGCACCAGCAGCCCTCGCCTTGGCTGACGCGTTCGTCGGTGGCCCTGGCACTGGTCTGCAATGCCGCGACGCTGCCGCATGCGTCGACGTCGATCGCCAGTCTCTACTTGCTCACGCCCCTGCTCAACCTGGCGGTGCTGCCCATCGCGGTGCTGATTTTTGCGGTGAACCTGCGCAAGGCCTTGCGCGCGCAGTTGCCCGAGGGGCGGTTGGTCGCGGGCTGGGCGGCGTTGACCGTCGCATTCACCTCCTATGACGGGCTCCTGCAGAACAACCTGGTCAGCCCGGAGAGCGTGTACACATCGCCCTACGCCATCATCGGCCTGTTCTTCATCTTCTCGTACATCATGTTCCAGCGCTACACGGGCGCGTTCGCCGAGGTGGGCCGGCTGAACAAGGGCCTCGCAGAGCGCCTGCGAGCGCGCGAAGCCGAGCTGGAGCAAAGCTATCAGCGGCTGCGCGTGATCGAAAACGAGCAAATGCTCAGTGCCGAGCGCCGGCGCCTGATGCAAGACATGCACGACGGCCTGGGTTCGTCGCTGATCAGCGCCATCCGTTCGGTGGAGCAAGGCGCGCTGAACGACGCCGAGGTATCTGGCGTGCTCAAAGGCTGCATGGAAGACCTGAAGCTGGCCATCGATTCCATGGAAAGCGTCGACGCCGATTTGCTGCTGCTGCTCGCGACCTTGCGCTTTCGGCTGGCGCCGCGCATCGAGAGCGCCGGCCTCGCGCTGCGCTGGGAGGTGCAGCCCCTGCCTGCGCTGCCCTGGCTGGACCCGAGCAGCGCACTGCACATTCTGCGCATCATGCAGGAATGCGTGGCCAACGTGCTGCGCCACACGCGCGCCACCGTCATCTGCTTCAGCACCGCCACCGAGGGTCAGGGCGTGTGCGTGGTCATCGAAGACAACGGATCCGGCTTCATCGTGGAAGAGGCCCTGCGCCGGAGCGGACGGGGGCTGCGCAACCAGCAACGGCGCGCCTCGGCCATTGGCGGCACCGTGAGCTGGAAGTCCAGCAGCGCGGGTACCCGCTTCACGCTGTGGCTGCCTCTGCAGCCCGGGCTCGGCGGCGAGGTCGCTCACTCCCCAAGGTAG
- a CDS encoding Crp/Fnr family transcriptional regulator: MPSMAMETMLRESLWAQTLTAEELDRVVRESYEREVPAAGFVMRRGEPADLWLGVIEGLVKMSVSLADGRISTFTGVTTGGWAGEGSLLKPGLWRYDGVAMRPTRMACVPRHTFERLLSTNLEFNRFLLLHINARLSLFIGLMEFDRLLGPDARVARCLASLFDPILYPQASSFVRLSQDEVGLLSAVSRQRANRALHELERAGLLRVEHGGVEVIDLEGLRSYLGE; encoded by the coding sequence ATGCCGTCGATGGCCATGGAGACCATGCTCCGCGAGAGCTTGTGGGCGCAGACCCTGACGGCCGAAGAGCTCGACCGCGTGGTGCGCGAGTCCTACGAGCGCGAGGTGCCTGCCGCGGGTTTCGTGATGCGCCGCGGCGAGCCGGCCGATCTGTGGCTCGGCGTCATCGAGGGGCTCGTGAAGATGTCGGTCTCGCTGGCCGATGGCCGCATCTCCACGTTCACCGGCGTGACCACCGGCGGCTGGGCCGGCGAAGGCTCGCTGCTGAAGCCCGGCCTGTGGCGCTACGACGGCGTGGCCATGCGCCCGACGCGCATGGCCTGCGTGCCGCGCCATACCTTCGAACGCCTGCTGTCGACCAACCTCGAGTTCAATCGGTTCCTTCTGTTGCACATCAACGCACGGCTGAGCCTGTTCATCGGGCTCATGGAGTTCGACCGCTTGCTCGGTCCCGATGCGCGCGTCGCGCGTTGCCTGGCCAGCCTGTTCGATCCGATCCTCTATCCGCAGGCGAGCAGCTTCGTGCGGCTGAGCCAGGACGAGGTCGGGCTGTTGTCCGCGGTCTCTCGCCAGCGCGCCAACAGGGCACTGCATGAACTCGAGCGCGCCGGCCTGCTGCGGGTGGAGCATGGCGGCGTCGAGGTGATCGACCTCGAGGGCTTGCGCAGCTACCTTGGGGAGTGA